The window TGGCTTCAAGTAGTTTATACGGCGGAACTTACAATTTATTAAGTGTTACCTTACCAAGATTCGGAATTACAACAACGTTTGTAGATGCCTCTAATCCAGCTAATTTTGAAGCTGCTGTTCAAGATAATACAAGAGCATTTTTTGTAGAATCTTTAGGAAATCCGAAGTTAGATGTATTAGATTTAGAAGAGATATCTAAACACGCTAAAATTGCTGAAGTTCCTTTTATTGTTGACAATACCGTGGCAACACCAGCATTGTTAAATCCAATAAAACATGGAGCCGATTTAGTAATTCATTCTTTAACAAAATATATTGGCGGACAAGGAACTTCTTTAGGAGGCGCAATTATAGATGCAGGAACTTTTAACTGGGCAAATGGTAAATTCCCTGAGTTTACTGAACCTTCAGCAGGTTACCATGGTTTAAAATATTACGAAACTTTAGGCGCAGCGTCTTTTGTTTTTAAATTAATTTTAGAAGGATTACGTGATTTTGGTGGTGCATTAAGTCCAACAAATGCCTTTAATATTATTCAAGGTTTAGAAACATTAACGGTTAGAATAAAGCAGCATTCAGAAAACGCTTTAGCATTGGCAAAATGGTTAGAGCAGCAAGATGCAGTTGAATGGGTTAATTATCCTGGTTTAGAAAGTAGTAAATACAAATCTTTAGCAAATAAATATTTACCAAAAGGGCAAAGCGGAATTGTAACTTTTGGAGCAAAAGGTGGTTTTGAAGCGGCAAAAACTATTTCTAATAAAACAAAAGTATTCTCTTTATTGGCAAACATTGGTGATACAAAATCATTAATTATTCATCCAGCAAGTACAACGCATCAGCAGTTAGATGAAGCAGCACAAGCAAGTGCAGGTGTTTCTCAAGATTTAATAAGATTGTCTGTTGGTATTGAAGATTTAGAGGATTTAAAAACTGATTTAACAGCTGCTTTTTCAGAATTATAATATTAGTGTCTCCTTGAGCGCAGTCGAAAGGTCTTTTTACCTTTTGTAACTTATGACTTCTCGACTGCGCTCGAACAGACAAATAACTTTAATTTATCAAATAATTGAAACATTTATTAGAACATATCAAAATAAAAAACTTCACCACAGAATCTGGTGCTTTAATTTCTGAATTGAATTTAAGTTACCAGGTTTTTGGGAAAAGTTTAGGTACAGCACCCGTTATTTTAGTAAATCATGCTTTAACAGGAAACAGTGATGTTGCTGGAGAAAATGGTTGGTGGCAAGATGTTGTTGGGGAAGAAAAAGCCATAGACACAGCTGTTTATACAATTTTATCTTTCAATATTCCAGGAAATGGTTTTGATGGTTTTTTAATTGAAAACTACAAAGATTTTATTGCCAGAGATATTGCGAGAGTTTTCTTAGAAGGATTAAATCAGCTAAAAATAACACAATTATTTGCATTAATTGGAGGTTCGTTAGGCGGCGGAATTGCTTGGGAAATGATGGTGATAAACACAAAATTAACCCAACACTTTTTGCCAATTGCAACCGATTGGAAATCGACCGATTGGTTAATTGCAAATTGTCAAATTCAAGAACAATTTTTAGTAAATTCTAGCAATCCTGTTCATGATGCACGCATGCATGCAATGTTATGTTATAGAACTCCAGAATCTTTTAAAGACCGTTTTAAGAGATCTAAAAATGAAAGTCAACAACTTTTTAATGTAGAAAGTTGGTTGTTACATCATGGAGAAAAATTACAGGAACGTTATCAGTTGTCTTCGTATAAATTGATGAATCAGTTACTTAGAAGTATTGATGTTACAAAGAATGGAGAGAAAAAGATTGATATTTTAGATGAAATTGAAGCTAATATTCACATTATTGGTGTGGATTCTGATCTATTTTTTACTGCGGAAGAAAATAGAGAAACGCATAAAAAATTAGCATTAACAAAAGAAAATGTAACCTACAATGAAATAAATTCGTTGCATGGACATGATGCTTTCTTAATAGAATATGATCAGCTTCAAAAAATAATAGAACCTATTTTCAATAAAGATTATAGACCAAAAAAAATGAAAGTATTAAAGTTTGGAGGAAAGTCTTTAGCAAACGGAAAAGGACTTAAAAATGCTATTGAAATTATCCTTAATAAGCATCAAAACGGAGAAAAAGTAACAGTTGTAGCTTCAGCAAGAGGTAATACAACAGATTTATTAGAAGCTATTTTAGAGAAAGCAAAATCGAAAATAACCTATAAAAAGAAATTTAAAAAATTTAAAGAATATCAACAAGAACCTAATAGTAAAGTAGATTTATCCAAGGAGTTTAAAACGTTGGAAACCATTTTTGAAGGCGTTTCATTATTAGGAGATTATAGCACTAAAATTAAAGATGAAGTTTTAGCGCAAGGCGAGTTACTATCAACTAAGATGGTAACAAGTTTATTGCAAAAAGAAGGTGTTTCGGCTAATGCTGTGGATGCAAGAGAATTAATTATTACAGATGATAATTTTGGAAATGCACAGCCAATTAATGCAATTTCTTCAGAAAATGTAATTTCATTTTTTAAAGAAAATAGTAATACAGTTAATGTTGTTGCTGGTTTTATTTCATCAAATAAAAAAGGAGAAACAACAACTTTAGGAAGAAACGGAAGTAATTACACAGCAGCACTTTTAGCAAATTATTTAGACGCAGATGAGTTGCAGAATTATACACATGTAAGTGGAATTTTTACAGCAAATCCAGATTTGGTAGCTGATGCAAAGAAAATAGAAAAATTATCGTTTTCTGAAGCTAATGAATTAGCAAATTTTGGTGCCACCATTTTACATGCAAAAACCATTATTCCGCTTTTAGAGAAAAACATCAATTTAAGAATATTAAATACGTTTAATAAAGAAGATAAAGGGACTTTAATTACATCTGAGACTTCTGAAAAAGGAATAAAATCGATTTCAACAATTGACAACGTTTCTCTTTTAAATTTTGAAGGAAGAGGTTTGTTAGGAAAAGTTGGAGTAGATGCACGTATTTTTAGAGCATTAAGCGATAAAAATATTAGCGTAAGTATTGTTTCTCAAGGTTCTTCAGAAAGAGGAATTGGTTTAATAATTGATTCAAATAGAGCTTCAGAAGCAGTTTTAGCATTAGAAGCAGCATTTGAAAACGATTTTTACTCGCAAGATGTAAATCAGATTTCTATTATAGAAAATGTAGCTGTTATTTCTATTATTGGTCAAGATTTAAGCGAATTTCATTTGCCTTATAACGCATTGATAAAAAATCAAATTGTACCTGTTTTATTTAACAATACAGTTACAGGTAAAAATGTGAGTTTAGTTGTTAAGAAAGATGAACTTCATAAAGCTGTAAATGTAATTCATGGTCAAGTTTTTGGAATTGCAAAGAAAATAAACATTGCCATTTTTGGTAAAGGAACCGTTGGAGGAACTTTAATTGATCAAATTTTAGAGAATACAGCTTCAGTTTTAGAGCGAAGAAAAATACAGTTAAACGTTTTTGCTGTTGCAGATTCTAAAAGAACTTTGTTAAATGAAAATGGAGTTTCTAAAAACTGGGAGCAAGATTTACTAACAAACGGACAAGAAAATACTTCAATTGAAGATATTATTGAGTTTGCTAAATCGCATCATTTCGAAAACTTAATTGCGGTAGATAATACAGCAAGTGTGCCTTTTGTGGGTAATTATATTCAGTTTATAGAAGCAGGTTTCGATTTAGTTTCTTGTAATAAAATTGCAAATACCTTGTCTTTTGATTTTTACAAAGAAGTAAGAGCAAAATTAAAAGAATACCAAAAGCAATATTTGTATGAAACTAATGTTGGTGCTGGTTTACCATTAATTGATACGATTCGTTTATTACACGAATCTGGAGAGAATATCACTAAAATTAGAGGTGTTTTCTCTGGAAGTTTAAGTTATTTATTCAATACTTTTTCAGCAGAAAATAGAAGTTTTTCTAAGGTTTTAAAAGAAGCAATTGATAGCGGATATACAGAGCCAGATGCAAGAGAAGATCTAGGTGGAAATGATGTTGCAAGAAAATTACTGATTTTGGCAAGAGAATTAGAGTTAGAAAACGAATTCAAAGATGTTAATATTCAGAATTTAATTCCAGAAAATTTAAGAGAAGGCGAGGTTGGAGATTTTCTATCTAATTTAGACTTAATGAATGATGAATATCAGGAATTAAAAGAAAACCAAGAAGAAAATCATGTTTTGCGTTATATTGGTGAATTAAGTGGAGATTTATCACAAAATAAAGGAAATTTAGACGTAAAATTGGTGTCGGTTTGTAAAAATTCTCCTTTGGGATCTTTAAAAGGATCGGATGCTATTTTTGAAATTTATACAGAATCTTACGGAGAACAACCTATTGTTATTCAGGGAGCAGGAGCAGGTTCTAAAGTAACAGCAAGAGGCGTTTTTGGAGACATTTTAAGACTGGCAAAACATAACAACTAAAATAGTAGGCTGTTTTCAGTTGGAAGTAATTCAGTCAATAATAAAACTGATTGAAAAATATAAAAGAAACAAGAAACAAGATAAAAGAAACAAGATAAAAGAAACAAGATAAAAGAGGAGAATGATGTGTTTTAGTCCTTGTTCTTGGTTCTAAAAGCGTTAGCGGTCTTGATTCTAAACAACATAATATGAAAAAACATTTTGAAACAAAAGCAATAAGAACTCAAACAGAAAGAAGTCAGTTTTCTGAGCATTCAACACCATTATATTTAACATCTAGTTTTGTTTTTGATGATGCGGAAGAAATGCGAGCTTCCTTCGCAGAAGAAAAACAACGTAATTTATATAGCCGATTTACAAACCCAAATACAACAGAGTTTGTAGATAAAATTGTTGCTATGGAAGGAGCAGAAGCTGGTTATGCTTTTGCAACTGGAATGTCGGCAATATTTTCAACATTTGCTGCCTTATTAAATGCTGGAGATCATGTGGTTTCTTGTCGTTCAGTTTTTGGATCTACACACAGTATGCTTACTAAGTTTTTACCAAAATGGAATATTGAAACATCATATTTTAAGGTAAATGAAGTCGATTTGGTTGAAAGTTTAATTCAACCCAATACAAAGATTTTATACATTGAAACACCTACAAATCCGGCTGTAGATATTTTAGATTTAGAAGTAATTGGTAAGATTGCTAAGAAGCATAACCTTATTTTTATTGTTGATAATTGTTTTGCAACACCTTATATTCAGCAACCAATTAAATTTGGTGCAGATTTAGTTGTACATTCTGCAACAAAATTAATTGACGGTCAAGGACGTGTTTTAGGTGGCGTTACAGTTGGGAATAAAGAATTAATGCGAGAAATCTATTTATTTTCAAGAAATACCGGTCCTGCAATGTCTCCTTTTAATGCTTGGGTTTTGTCTAAAAGTTTAGAAACATTATCAATTAGAGTAGAAAAACACTCAGAAAATGCATTAAAAGTTGCTCAGTTTTTAGAAACGCAAGAAAATGTTGAATTGGTAAAGTACCCGTTTTTAAAATCGCATCCACAGTATGAAGTTGCCAAAAATCAGATGAAATTAGGTGGAAACATAGTCGCTTTTGAAATTAAAGGAGGAATTGAAGCAGGAAGAGTTTTTCTAGACAACATAAAAATGTGTTCATTATCTGCAAACTTAGGAGATACAAGAACAATTGTTACGCATCCGTCATCTACAACCCACGGAAGATTGTCTGAAGAAGATAGATTAGAGGTTGGTATTACTAAAGGTTTGGTAAGAGTTTCTGTTGGTTTAGAAAATGTTGAAGATATTATTGCTGATTTAGAACAGGCTTTAAACGGTTAAACTAATTTAAAATTCCGTAATTTTGTTTTATGCTTTCTAAAAAAACCAAATACGGAATTAAGGCACTTACTTTTCTTGCAAAACAAGAAGAGAAGATTCCTGTTGCAATTGCAACTATTTCTAAAAGTGAAAATATATCGTTGAAATTTTTAGAAACAATATTACTAACACTTCGTAAAAACGGAATCTTAGGTTCTAAAAAAGGAAAAGGTGGAGGTTATTATTTATTGAAGTCTTCTTCAGAAATACAAATGACAACTGTTATGAGAATTTTAGAAGGACCAATTTCTATGGTACCTTGTGTAAGTCTTAACTTCTATGAAAAATGTGATGATTGCCCTGATGAAAATGCATGCGCAGTTCATAATTTAATGCTAGAAGTAAGAGATAGTACACTCCAAATTTTTAGAAATACCACTTTAGCAGACTTATGTAAATGTTAATTTTTAGTTTTTAATAGTATCCTTCAAATTATTTCTAGTTTTCTTTCTCATATTCTTAATAATTAATTCTTTTTATTATTAATCTACTAAATCTATAGGGCAATAGTGTTTTATTTATTTTTTATAGTATGTAGTATTTTTTTTTGAAGTAAGTTTGCTTATCCTACTAAATTAATAGGGTAGTGTAAAATTGAATTATTTAACCATGATTTTAAACCAAGTCATTTTTAGTAGAAAAACACAAAGTAGAGGTTTTGAAGAAGATAAAGTTTCTGAAAAACCTTTACGTAGTGTTGCAAAAGCTTTCAGCTGGAGGCTTATAGGAACTATAGATACTTTAGTTGTGTCTTATGTTTTAACGGGTCAAATAAAGTTAGCAGCATCAATTGCGTCTATAGATTTTATAACAAAATTAGTATTGTATTTTTTTCATGAAAGAATATGGAACAAAATAAAATGGGGAAAATAAAGAAGATGAATTTAGGAGAAATAAATAAAGAATTAAGAGATAAAAGCCCTGCAGAAATTATTGCTTGGGCGGTTTCATTTGCAAAAAATGCAGTGATAACAACTAACTTTAGACCTTATGAAGTAGCAATTTTAAATGCAGTTTCAGAAGTGAAAAAAAACATAAAAGTAATTTGGTGCGACACAGGTTATAATACAAATGAAACCTACAAGCACGCAGAAGAGATTATTGAAAAACTGAATTTAAACATCCAGTTATATGTGCCAAAACAAACTGCTGCTCATAGAAATGTAGTATTGGGAGTTCCTTCAATTGAAAGCCCAAAACATAAGGTTTTTACAGAGCAAGTAAAGCTAGAGCCATTTTCTAGAGCCATGAAAGAGCACCAACCAGATGTTTGGTTTACAAATTTAAGAAAAGGGCAAACAGCTTTTAGAGATAGCATCGATATTGTCTCATTAAGTAAAGACGGAATTATAAAAGTAAGTCCATTTTATAATTGGACAGATGAAGAATTAGATACTTATTTAGACGAAAAAGGGTTGCCAAATGAGTTTGCATATTTCGATCCAACAAAAGTAGAAAGTAATAGAGAATGTGGTTTGCATATCTAAAAGACATGATTATGAATCAAAGAACGATACAAGTAGATGCTTTAGAAAGTGAAGCAATTTATATTTTTAGAGAAGTAGTAGCGCAGTTTGAAAAACCTGTGTTACTTTTTTCAGGAGGAAAAGACAGTATAACATTAGTGCGTTTGGCGCAAAAAGCTTTTTTTCCGGCAAAAATTCCTTTCCCTTTAATGCATATAGATACAGGTCATAATTTTCCTGAAACTATAGAGTTTAGAGATCGTTTAGCAAAAGAATTAGGTGTTAAGTTAATTGTAAGAAACGTACAAGATAATATAGATTCTGGACGTGTAAAAGAGGAAACTGGCAGATATGCGAGTAGAAATATGTTGCAAACAGAAACACTTTTAGATGCTATAGAAGAATTTGGATTTGATGCATGTATTGGTGGAGCAAGAAGAGATGAAGAAAAAGCAAGAGCTAAAGAAAGAATCTTTTCTGTAAGAGACGATTTTGGTCAATGGGACGAAAAAAACCAACGTCCAGAAGTATTTGATATGTTAAACGGAAAAATTGATTTAGGTCAAAATGTACGTGTTTTTCCAATTTCTAACTGGACAGAATTAGACGTTTGGTCTTACATAGAACAAGAAAATATTGAAATTCCATCTATTTATTTTGCACATACAAGAAAAACATTTGTAAGAGATGGTATGATCTGGTCTGCAGACGATGCAGTTGTGTATAGAGATGAAGAAGAAAAGGTAGAAGAAAGAATGGTGCGTTTTAGAACTGTGGGTGATATGAGTTGTACGGCGGCAGTTTTATCTGAAGCAGTAGATATAGCAAAGGTTGTGGAGGAAATTAGAGATTCATCTATTTCAGAAAGAGGTGCAAGAATAGATGATAAGCGTTCTGAAGCGGCAATGGAAAAAAGAAAACAACAAGGGTATTTTTAGAAAAAATGCTTTTAGCTTTTGGTTTATAGCCTTTAGCGAAAAATTAAAAAAGAATACAAATTAAGCTAAAAGCCAACGGCCAATAGCGAACAGCTCATAAAAATGAAAGTACTAAAAATAGCAACAGCAGGAAGTGTAGATGATGGTAAAAGCACCTTAATTGGTCGTATTTTATATGATACAAAATCATTGACTGATGATAAGCTAGAAGCAATAGAAGAAAAAAGTAGACAACGTGGTTTTGATTATTTAGATTTTTCTTTAGCAACAGATGGTTTGGTAGCAGAGCGTGAACAAGGAATTACAATTGATGTTGCGCATATTTATTTTTCAACAAGAAAAAAGAGTTTCATTATAGCTGATACTCCTGGTCATATAGAATATACAAGAAACATGGTAACGGGTGCTTCTACAGCACAAGCTTCTATTGTTTTAATTGATGCTAGAAATGGAGTTGTAGAACAAACTTACAGACACTTTTTCATCAATAATTTACTACGAATTAAAGACGTTGTAATTGCCATCAATAAAATGGATTTGGTAGATTTTTCCGAAGAAAAATACAATCAAATTAAAGGAGAAATAGAGTATTTAGCAAGTAAAAGTGAGTATAAAAATCAGAATTTAACATTTATTCCATTATCAGCTTTACAAGGAGATAATGTTGTCAATAAATCTGAAAATACACCTTGGTATAACGGAGAAACATTAATGCATCATTTAGAAAGATTAGATGCAGATGATATTAATGAAGTTTCTCAAGTACGTTTTCCTGTGCAAACTGTTATCAGGCCAAAAACAGATGAGTATCATGATTTTAGAGGTTATGCAGGTAAAATTTACGGAGGAGATTTTGAAATTGGAGATGAGGTTGCTGTGTTACCATCGCAAACAAAATCAAAAATAAAAAGCATTCATTTTTTCGATAAAGAATTTGCAAAAGCTAAAAACGGAAGTTCAGTAACAATTACTTTAGAAGATAATGTAAATGTAAGTAGAGGAGATATGTTGGTAAAAGTTGCAGAAGAACCAACAATTACCAAAGAATTAAATGCAACTATTTGTTGGATGGATAAAGAGCCTTTACAAGCTTCACAGAAATATTATATAAAACATGGTGTAAATGATGCGCAAGCAAAAATCACTCAATTATCTAGTATTATTAAAACAGATTTTTCGGGTAAGACTGATAATCCGTCTGAATTAGAATTAAATCAAATTGGAGATATTCAATTAAAATTAAGCAAACCATTATCGGTAGATGCTTTTAATAAAAATAAATCGAATGGGTCGTTTATTTTAATCAACCCAAAAACAAACAATACAGTTGGTGTCGGTTTTATCCGATAATAAAAAGAAAGATTATGCAGAGTTTTAGAACAGAAATAGAAAATCCAGTTGTAGAAAAAGATATTATTGAGTTAGCAGATAAAATTGCTGCATTCAATAATCTACAAATAGATGAAGAAAAATTTAGAAGTTTACGTTTAGCAAGAGGTGTTTATGGTCAGCGTCAAGCAGGCGTTCAAATGATTCGTATTAAATTACCTTACGGAAAAGTAAAGAGTAATCAATTAAGAAGAATTTCTGAAGTTTCAGATGAATATTCTAGAGGAAGATTACATATTACTACACGTCAAGATATTCAAATTCATTATGTAGATTTAAATAGAACGCCAGAATTATGGGCAGAGTTAGAGCGTGATGATGTAACATTGCGTGAAGCTTGTGGTAACGTTGTTAGAAATGTAACAGCATCAGAAACTGCAGGAATAGATGTAGATGAGCCTTTTGATGTTTCTCCGTATGCAGATGCATTGTACAAGTTCTTTTTACGTAACCCAATTTGTCAAGAAATGGGACGTAAATTCAAAGTTTCTTTTTCTTCTACTGATGAAGATACAGGATTGTCTTATTTACACGATTTAGGTTTTATCGCCAAAATAGAAAACGGAGTAAGAGGTTTTAAAGTAATGGTTGCAGGAGGTTTAGGTTCTCAGCCAAGACATGCAGAAACTTTATATGAATTTTTGTCTTCAGATAAAATAATTCCAGTAATGGAAGGTGTTTTAAGAGTTTTTGATCGTTATGGTGAGCGTAAAAGTAGAGCTAAAGCACGGATGAAATTCTTATTAAAAGATATCGGTTTAGAGGCTTTTAGAGATTTAATTGCTCAAGAACAAAAAGCAATCGAATTTAAAACGGTTGCTATTGATGTAGATTCTTATGTTGCGTCTACACCAGTTTCTGTAGAAACCCCAAAAGTTGAAATAAAAGACCAAGCTGCATTCGATTTATGGAAATCTACCAACTTAATTCCGCAAAAACAAGCAGGTTTTGTAGCAATTGGAATTAAAGTTTTATTAGGAGATTTTTATACAGATAAAGCACGTTTATTAGCAGATTTAGTTGATACATATGCTGCAGGAGAAGTTCGTTTAACCTTACGTCAGAACATTGTAATTCCTTTTGTAAAAGAAGAATTAGTGCCTTATTTCTATCAAGAATTAGAAAAATTAGGATTTGTAGAAGCAGGTTATAATAAAGCGGTTGATATTACTGCGTGTCCAGGAACAGATACCTGTAATTTAGGTATTGCAAGTAGTACAGGAATTGCCGTAGAATTAGAAAAAGTAATTGCTGCGGAATATCCTCAGTATTTAAAAAACAAAGATCTTATTATTAAAATTAGTGGTTGTATGAATGCTTGTGGGCAACACAACATGGCAAACATTGGTTTTCAGGGAATGACAGTAAGAACACCAGATAAATTAGTAGCACCAGCATTACAAGTTTTATTAGGTGGAGGGAATTTAGGAAACGGAAACGGAGTTTTTGCTGATAAAGTTGTAAAAGTACCAAGTAAAAGAGGTCCAGAAGCGTTACGTAGAGTTTTAGATGATTTTGAAGCAAATGCAAACGGAAATGAATTTGTAAATTATTATAAGGAAAAAGGTGAAAAATATTTTTATAATTTATTAAACGATTTACAAGATGTTTCCAATTTAACTCAAGATGATTTTATTGATTGGGGAGAAGAAGAAAAGTATGTGAAGGAAATAGGAATTGGAGAATGTGCTGGTGTTGTAATCGATTTAATTGCAACCTTATTTTTTGAAAGTGAAGAAAAAATTGATAGCGCAAAAGTAGCCTATAATAACAAAGTATATTCTGGTTCAATTTACTACGCATATCAATCAATTGTTAACTCTGCAAAAGCATCTTTAATGGCAGAAGACCAAAAAACAAATACGCATGCAGGTATTATTGCTAATTTTGACACCTATTTTATTACTTCTAAAAAAATAGAGTTAGAAACATCTTTTTCAGATTTAATTTATCAAATAAAAAATGCTGCTCCCACTGAAGAATTTGCTAAAAAATATATTGCAGATGCAAATCTTTTTTTAGAAAAAGTAAGAACGTATAGAAACGATGAAACTTCAGTTTTAAAATAAAAAAAATAAAGAAATGAGTTTCAAAAATCCAAAATTAACAGTAGTTGGAGCTGGTCCTGGAGATATAGATTTAATCACAGTAAAAGCAATTAAAGTCTTAAAAACTGCGGATGTAGTTTTATATGACGCTTTGGTTAATGAAGAATTATTGTCATATATAAACCCAGAAGCTGAACAAATTTTTGTTGGAAAGCGAAGAGGTTGTTATAAGTATCAACAAGAACAGATTAATGAATTAATTGTTGCTCGTGCAAAAACGCACGGACATGTAGTTCGTTTAAAAGGTGGAGATCCTTTTATTTTTGGTAGAGGTGCAGAAGAAATGGAATATGCAGCAGATTTTGGAGTAGAAACCGCTATGGTTCCAGGAATTTCATCTTCATTAGCAGTTCCTGCATATCAAAATATACCAGTTACTAAACGTGGTAGCGCAGAAAGTTTTTGGGTAATTACAGGTACAACAAAAGAGCATAAATTATCGAAAGATGTTGCATTGGCAGCAAAATCGAATGCGACGGTTGTTGTATTAATGGGAATGGGGAAATTGCCAGAAATCATACAATTGTTTCAACAAGAAAATAAAAATGATTTACCAGTTGCAATTATTCAAAACGGAACAAGAAGTAACGAAAAAGTTGGAATTGGAACGGTTGATACAATTATAGATATTGTAAAAGAACAAGAATTAAGCAATCCTGCAATTATAATTTTGGGTGAAGTTGTAAAACATAGAGCAGTTTTAGCAAATGTTCAACAAGAATTTGCAAATATTTAAAGGGATAGAATTATGGAACAAAACGAACTATATCCTATCTTTTTAAAAACACAACAGCTAGAAACGCTAATTATTGGTGGAGGTTTTGTAGCATTAGAAAAGTTGTCTTTTTTATTAAAATCGAGTCCGAACTCTAAAGTAACCATGGTTTCTCCTTTTTTTAGGGAAGAAACAAAAGAGTTAGCAAACAAATTCGGAATTAAAATGATTGTTGATGGTTATAATAATTCCTATTTAAAAGACAAACACATTGTAGTTGCAACAACTGATAAAGTTGAAGTTAATATTCAGGTCTATAAAGATTGCAAAGAACAAAAGATATTGGTAAATGTTGCTGATAATCCGCCATATTGCGATTTTTATATGGGCGGAATTGTAACCAAAGGAAATGTAAAAGTAGCCATTTCTACAAACGGAAAATCGCCAACAACAGCCAAAAGATTACGTC of the Tenacibaculum todarodis genome contains:
- a CDS encoding O-acetylhomoserine aminocarboxypropyltransferase/cysteine synthase family protein; this encodes MSTQKLATNALHAGHDVTTNGSARAVPIYQTSSYVFNDADHAANLFSLKELGFIYTRLNNPTNQILQDRLAAVEGGIGAVVFASGTAAISTGLLTLLKSGDHIVASSSLYGGTYNLLSVTLPRFGITTTFVDASNPANFEAAVQDNTRAFFVESLGNPKLDVLDLEEISKHAKIAEVPFIVDNTVATPALLNPIKHGADLVIHSLTKYIGGQGTSLGGAIIDAGTFNWANGKFPEFTEPSAGYHGLKYYETLGAASFVFKLILEGLRDFGGALSPTNAFNIIQGLETLTVRIKQHSENALALAKWLEQQDAVEWVNYPGLESSKYKSLANKYLPKGQSGIVTFGAKGGFEAAKTISNKTKVFSLLANIGDTKSLIIHPASTTHQQLDEAAQASAGVSQDLIRLSVGIEDLEDLKTDLTAAFSEL
- the thrA gene encoding bifunctional aspartate kinase/homoserine dehydrogenase I is translated as MKHLLEHIKIKNFTTESGALISELNLSYQVFGKSLGTAPVILVNHALTGNSDVAGENGWWQDVVGEEKAIDTAVYTILSFNIPGNGFDGFLIENYKDFIARDIARVFLEGLNQLKITQLFALIGGSLGGGIAWEMMVINTKLTQHFLPIATDWKSTDWLIANCQIQEQFLVNSSNPVHDARMHAMLCYRTPESFKDRFKRSKNESQQLFNVESWLLHHGEKLQERYQLSSYKLMNQLLRSIDVTKNGEKKIDILDEIEANIHIIGVDSDLFFTAEENRETHKKLALTKENVTYNEINSLHGHDAFLIEYDQLQKIIEPIFNKDYRPKKMKVLKFGGKSLANGKGLKNAIEIILNKHQNGEKVTVVASARGNTTDLLEAILEKAKSKITYKKKFKKFKEYQQEPNSKVDLSKEFKTLETIFEGVSLLGDYSTKIKDEVLAQGELLSTKMVTSLLQKEGVSANAVDARELIITDDNFGNAQPINAISSENVISFFKENSNTVNVVAGFISSNKKGETTTLGRNGSNYTAALLANYLDADELQNYTHVSGIFTANPDLVADAKKIEKLSFSEANELANFGATILHAKTIIPLLEKNINLRILNTFNKEDKGTLITSETSEKGIKSISTIDNVSLLNFEGRGLLGKVGVDARIFRALSDKNISVSIVSQGSSERGIGLIIDSNRASEAVLALEAAFENDFYSQDVNQISIIENVAVISIIGQDLSEFHLPYNALIKNQIVPVLFNNTVTGKNVSLVVKKDELHKAVNVIHGQVFGIAKKINIAIFGKGTVGGTLIDQILENTASVLERRKIQLNVFAVADSKRTLLNENGVSKNWEQDLLTNGQENTSIEDIIEFAKSHHFENLIAVDNTASVPFVGNYIQFIEAGFDLVSCNKIANTLSFDFYKEVRAKLKEYQKQYLYETNVGAGLPLIDTIRLLHESGENITKIRGVFSGSLSYLFNTFSAENRSFSKVLKEAIDSGYTEPDAREDLGGNDVARKLLILARELELENEFKDVNIQNLIPENLREGEVGDFLSNLDLMNDEYQELKENQEENHVLRYIGELSGDLSQNKGNLDVKLVSVCKNSPLGSLKGSDAIFEIYTESYGEQPIVIQGAGAGSKVTARGVFGDILRLAKHNN
- a CDS encoding O-succinylhomoserine sulfhydrylase, translating into MKKHFETKAIRTQTERSQFSEHSTPLYLTSSFVFDDAEEMRASFAEEKQRNLYSRFTNPNTTEFVDKIVAMEGAEAGYAFATGMSAIFSTFAALLNAGDHVVSCRSVFGSTHSMLTKFLPKWNIETSYFKVNEVDLVESLIQPNTKILYIETPTNPAVDILDLEVIGKIAKKHNLIFIVDNCFATPYIQQPIKFGADLVVHSATKLIDGQGRVLGGVTVGNKELMREIYLFSRNTGPAMSPFNAWVLSKSLETLSIRVEKHSENALKVAQFLETQENVELVKYPFLKSHPQYEVAKNQMKLGGNIVAFEIKGGIEAGRVFLDNIKMCSLSANLGDTRTIVTHPSSTTHGRLSEEDRLEVGITKGLVRVSVGLENVEDIIADLEQALNG
- a CDS encoding RrF2 family transcriptional regulator, with protein sequence MLSKKTKYGIKALTFLAKQEEKIPVAIATISKSENISLKFLETILLTLRKNGILGSKKGKGGGYYLLKSSSEIQMTTVMRILEGPISMVPCVSLNFYEKCDDCPDENACAVHNLMLEVRDSTLQIFRNTTLADLCKC
- a CDS encoding DUF2061 domain-containing protein; the protein is MILNQVIFSRKTQSRGFEEDKVSEKPLRSVAKAFSWRLIGTIDTLVVSYVLTGQIKLAASIASIDFITKLVLYFFHERIWNKIKWGK
- a CDS encoding phosphoadenosine phosphosulfate reductase family protein — its product is MNLGEINKELRDKSPAEIIAWAVSFAKNAVITTNFRPYEVAILNAVSEVKKNIKVIWCDTGYNTNETYKHAEEIIEKLNLNIQLYVPKQTAAHRNVVLGVPSIESPKHKVFTEQVKLEPFSRAMKEHQPDVWFTNLRKGQTAFRDSIDIVSLSKDGIIKVSPFYNWTDEELDTYLDEKGLPNEFAYFDPTKVESNRECGLHI